From one Dermacentor variabilis isolate Ectoservices chromosome 3, ASM5094787v1, whole genome shotgun sequence genomic stretch:
- the LOC142575218 gene encoding uncharacterized protein C16orf52 homolog B isoform X2, producing the protein MHCRLKSDTCGDTRLGLLQTCTTLQGRPPTCFPPRLQPEWLLALVCIVLGCVCITATTVLLGLSRWNGRVVPYARWMGFSAMLLFCLAAVIFPVGFSMDEIGGEPYQLPSSHQVGLSYIFFVLALWITVISELFAGKVCMPHF; encoded by the exons GTGACACACGACTTGGGCTACTACAGACATGCACCACGCTGCAGGGTCGGCCACCAACCTGCTTCCCTCCACGCCTGCAGCCGGAGTGGCTGCTGGCTCTTGTTTGCATTGTGCTGGGCTGTGTGTGCATCACAGCTACCACAGTGCTACTTGGATTGTCACGCTGGAATGGCCGTGTTGTTCCATATGCACGATGGATGGGTTTCTCTGCTA TGCTTCTGTTCTGCCTGGCCGCTGTAATCTTCCCGGTGGGCTTCAGCATGGATGAAATCGGAGGCGAACCATACCAGCTGCCCAGCAGCCACCAAGTGGGCCTCTCATATATATTCTTTGTGCTTGCACTCTGGATCACAGTCATCTCCGAGCTCTTTGCTGGCAAGGTCTGCATGCCCCATTTCTGA
- the LOC142575218 gene encoding uncharacterized protein C16orf52 homolog B isoform X3, which produces MGDTRLGLLQTCTTLQGRPPTCFPPRLQPEWLLALVCIVLGCVCITATTVLLGLSRWNGRVVPYARWMGFSAMLLFCLAAVIFPVGFSMDEIGGEPYQLPSSHQVGLSYIFFVLALWITVISELFAGKVCMPHF; this is translated from the exons GTGACACACGACTTGGGCTACTACAGACATGCACCACGCTGCAGGGTCGGCCACCAACCTGCTTCCCTCCACGCCTGCAGCCGGAGTGGCTGCTGGCTCTTGTTTGCATTGTGCTGGGCTGTGTGTGCATCACAGCTACCACAGTGCTACTTGGATTGTCACGCTGGAATGGCCGTGTTGTTCCATATGCACGATGGATGGGTTTCTCTGCTA TGCTTCTGTTCTGCCTGGCCGCTGTAATCTTCCCGGTGGGCTTCAGCATGGATGAAATCGGAGGCGAACCATACCAGCTGCCCAGCAGCCACCAAGTGGGCCTCTCATATATATTCTTTGTGCTTGCACTCTGGATCACAGTCATCTCCGAGCTCTTTGCTGGCAAGGTCTGCATGCCCCATTTCTGA